The following coding sequences lie in one Primulina huaijiensis isolate GDHJ02 chromosome 2, ASM1229523v2, whole genome shotgun sequence genomic window:
- the LOC140962928 gene encoding early light-induced protein 1, chloroplastic-like isoform X3, giving the protein MAAAATGMQMICGAGFSSRIVGLNQYVPLRSVPYFKRDLKFRVRSKAEDGGDVGDEKEKAAVPVPPQLFSTPPPPPQPEESTKITDIMAFDGPGPERINGRLAMIGFVAAIAVELTKGQDIFSQIQNGGIPWFLGTTVLLSVASLVPLFKGVSADSKSKGLMTSDAELWNGRLAMVGLIALAYTEYVKGGTLV; this is encoded by the exons ATGGCAGCTGCAGCAACAGGGATGCAAATGATCTGTGGAGCTGGTTTCAGTTCAAGAATAGTTGGCTTGAACCAATATGTTCCTCTGAGAAGTGTGCCATATTTTAAGAGGGATTTAAAGTTCAGAGTTAGAAGCAAGGCAGAG GATGGTGGTGATGTTGGTGATGAGAAAGAAAAAGCAGCAGTTCCAGTTCCACCTCAGTTGTTTTCTACGCCTCCTCCACCACCTCAACCTGAG GAGAGCACCAAGATTACAGACATCATGGCCTTCGACGGGCCCGGCCCTGAAAGGATCAACGGCCGCCTTGCCATGATCGGATTCGTGGCAGCCATTGCAGTTGAGTTAACCAAAGGACAAGATATCTTTTCGCAGATACAAAACGGAGGGATCCCGTGGTTTCTCGGGACAACTGTTCTGCTATCCGTGGCATCTCTAGTCCCTTTGTTTAAAGGCGTGAGCGCGGATTCGAAATCGAAGGGATTGATGACATCTGATGCAGAGCTTTGGAATGGAAGGCTTGCAATGGTAGGATTGATAGCTTTGGCTTACACCGAGTATGTCAAGGGTGGCACTCTTGTGTGA
- the LOC140962928 gene encoding early light-induced protein 1, chloroplastic-like isoform X2 → MAAAATGMQMICGAGFSSRIACLNQFAPLRSSVPLFKRDMKFRVRSTAEDGGDVGDEKEKAAVPVPPQLFSTPPPPPQPEESTKITDIMAFDGPGPERINGRLAMIGFVAAIAVELTKGQDIFSQIQNGGIPWFLGTTVLLSVASLVPLFKGVSADSKSKGLMTSDAELWNGRLAMVGLIALAYTEYVKGGTLV, encoded by the exons ATGGCAGCTGCAGCAACAGGGATGCAAATGATCTGTGGAGCTGGTTTCAGTTCAAGAATTGCTTGTCTGAACCAGTTTGCTCCTTTGAGATCAAGCGTGCCACTTTTTAAGAGGGATATGAAGTTTAGAGTTCGAAGCACGGCTGAG GATGGTGGTGATGTTGGTGATGAGAAAGAAAAAGCAGCAGTTCCAGTTCCACCTCAGTTGTTTTCTACGCCTCCTCCACCACCTCAACCTGAG GAGAGCACCAAGATTACAGACATCATGGCCTTCGACGGGCCCGGCCCTGAAAGGATCAACGGCCGCCTTGCCATGATCGGATTCGTGGCAGCCATTGCAGTTGAGTTAACCAAAGGACAAGATATCTTTTCGCAGATACAAAACGGAGGGATCCCGTGGTTTCTCGGGACAACTGTTCTGCTATCCGTGGCATCTCTAGTCCCTTTGTTTAAAGGCGTGAGCGCGGATTCGAAATCGAAGGGATTGATGACATCTGATGCAGAGCTTTGGAATGGAAGGCTTGCAATGGTAGGATTGATAGCTTTGGCTTACACCGAGTATGTCAAGGGTGGCACTCTTGTGTGA
- the LOC140962928 gene encoding early light-induced protein 1, chloroplastic-like isoform X1, producing MAAAATGMQMICGAGFSSRIACLNQFAPLRSSVPLFKRDMKFRVRSTAEEGGDVVDEKEKAAVPVPPQLFSTPPPPPQPEESTKITDIMAFDGPGPERINGRLAMIGFVAAIAVELTKGQDIFSQIQNGGIPWFLGTTVLLSVASLVPLFKGVSADSKSKGLMTSDAELWNGRLAMVGLIALAYTEYVKGGTLV from the exons ATGGCAGCTGCAGCAACAGGGATGCAAATGATCTGTGGAGCTGGTTTCAGTTCAAGAATTGCTTGTCTGAACCAGTTTGCTCCTTTGAGATCAAGCGTGCCACTTTTTAAGAGGGATATGAAGTTTAGAGTTCGAAGCACGGCTGAG GAAGGTGGCGATGTTGTTGATGAGAAAGAAAAAGCAGCAGTTCCAGTTCCACCACAATTGTTCTCGACCCCTCCTCCCCCGCCGCAACCTGAG GAGAGCACCAAGATTACAGACATCATGGCCTTCGACGGGCCCGGCCCTGAAAGGATCAACGGCCGCCTTGCCATGATCGGATTCGTGGCAGCCATTGCAGTTGAGTTAACCAAAGGACAAGATATCTTTTCGCAGATACAAAACGGAGGGATCCCGTGGTTTCTCGGGACAACTGTTCTGCTATCCGTGGCATCTCTAGTCCCTTTGTTTAAAGGCGTGAGCGCGGATTCGAAATCGAAGGGATTGATGACATCTGATGCAGAGCTTTGGAATGGAAGGCTTGCAATGGTAGGATTGATAGCTTTGGCTTACACCGAGTATGTCAAGGGTGGCACTCTTGTGTGA
- the LOC140962904 gene encoding heat stress transcription factor A-2c-like isoform X4: MNFSIDFVKEEYVRSSSLEYWDSEELIPQPLEALLEAGPPPFLSKTYDFVEDPSTDEFVSWSRGNNSFIVWDPQNFATNLLPKYFKHSNFSSFVRQLNTYGFKKVNPDRWEFANEVFLRGQRHLLKNVIRRKIQYSSSQTSNRSLGSCVAVGSFGLDAEIDRLSRNKQVLVMELVKLRQQQQKTLSYLKTMEQRLKRVEMEQKQTVSLLAKAIQNPTFLQRILKLLVQKKDPEGVTSNKRRRRILNHVSKIVGPEELVFHEGENSNISTIGNVCFPELGQESEENGENIDVGTGKFGDGDFYVKVEPQEYGYIPRFDDLELEKLALSMQKRQLVMGEKSLERGECKPVDEGILEGGDDLVEQLGLLVGKLKYKSVDERFWEELINEELDDIGTLGVEKVEEI, encoded by the exons atgaatttttccATAGATTTTGTAAAGGAGGAGTATGTAAGATCGAGCTCATTAGAGTACTGGGATAGTGAGGAACTGATTCCTCAGCCATTGGAGGCTTTGCTAGAGGCTGGTCCTCCTCCATTTCTCAGCAAAACTTATGATTTTGTTGAAGATCCAAGTACAGATGAATTCGTTTCGTGGAGTCGAGGAAACAACAGTTTCATTGTTTGGGATCCTCAAAACTTTGCAACCAATCTTCTTCCAAAGTACTTCAAGCACAGTAATTTCTCAAGTTTTGTGAGGCAGCTTAATACTTAT GGCTTCAAGAAGGTTAATCCAGACAGGTGGGAGTTTGCAAATGAAGTGTTTCTAAGGGGACAGAGGCATCTTCTAAAAAACGTCATCAGAAGAAAGATACAATATTCGAGTTCTCAAACATCGAATCGAAGTCTGGGTTCGTGCGTGGCGGTGGGAAGTTTTGGATTAGATGCAGAAATTGATCGTTTAAGTCGCAACAAGCAAGTTCTGGTGATGGAATTAGTGAAACTCAGGCAACAACAGCAAAAGACTTTGTCATATCTTAAAACAATGGAACAAAGGCTCAAAAGGGTAGAAATGGAGCAAAAACAAACTGTAAGTTTGTTGGCAAAAGCTATACAAAACCCGACGTTCTTGCAACGAATATTGAAGCTTTTAGTCCAGAAGAAAGACCCAGAAGGAGTAACGAGCAACAAAAGGAGAAGAAGAATATTAAACCATGTCTCAAAAATTGTTGGGCCTGAAGAATTAGTGTTCCATGAAGGGGAAAATTCGAATATTTCCACAATTGGTAATGTTTGTTTTCCAGAATTAGGCCAAGAAAGTGAAGAAAATGGGGAAAACATTGATGTTGGAACTGGGAAATTTGGGGATGGAGACTTTTATGTTAAAGTAGAGCCTCAAGAGTATGGTTACATTCCAAGATTTGATGATTTGGAGCTTGAGAAATTGGCTTTGAGTATGCAAAAACGTCAACTGGTTATGGGGGAAAAATCTTTGGAAAGAGGGGAATGTAAGCCAGTTGACGAAGGGATTTTGGAAGGTGGAGATGATTTGGTTGAGCAACTGGGATTATTGGTTGGAAAACTAAAATACAAGTCAGTTGATGAAAGGTTCTGGGAAGAATTAATAAATGAGGAGTTAGATGATATTGGGACACTTGGTGTTGAGAAGGTCGAGGAGATTTAA
- the LOC140971861 gene encoding uncharacterized protein, protein MADGWTDRKNRTLINFLVNDPRGTVFIESVDGSSYSHTGAKLFDLFNKYVQQIGAKNVVQIVTDSASANILAGRHLEAQYPHLYWSPCAAHCIDLMLEDFFKLPHLKKVYERAMMVNGYIYNRPQVLNMMREFTRQKDMVRAGKTRFATAFLTLKRFQNHKASLRKMFTSEKWTTSRFAKEAPGKRAAEVILMPSFWNMIVYAVKVGGPVVKVLRLVDGEKKPPMGYIYEAMDRAKEAIAASFDNKEDKYKDIFAIIDHRWTIQLHRPLHAAGHFLNPEFFYSNSNIENDNEVVTGLYKCIARMCETEELQDKIMDQLPMYKRAEGLFGMPMAVRQRNKKSPAEWWLAYGCSTPELQVFAVKVLSLTCSSSACERNWSVFEHLHSKRRNRLEQKKLNDLVYIKYNRALRRRYDMRDMIDPISLAEIDDSNEWLMGGLNNNSGDENDLVFDDDSLTWGEVGRASGVDEDAYNFRSRGTSSTKEASSTSTLNTYKRRSTSYRYSNEEDEEIDFGENDEESEGYKSGASASGDDDDDDDDDDVVGEDEDEFDDLDF, encoded by the exons ATGGCAGATGGGTGGACTGATAGAAAAAATAGgacattgattaattttttggtaAATGATCCTAGAGGGACTGTCTTTATAGAATCAGTGGATGGGTCGAGCTATTCTCACACGGGTGCgaaattgtttgatttgttcAACAAATATGTGCAACAAATTGGGGCAAAGAATGTGGTTCAAATTGTTACTGATAGTGCAAGCGCAAATATTTTAGCTG GACGTCATTTGGAAGCACAATATCCTCACTTATACTGGTCTCCATGCGCTGCTCATTGTATAGATTTGATGcttgaagatttttttaaacttccTCACTTGAAAAAGGTATATGAAAGAGCAATGATGGttaatggatatatatataacagGCCCCAAGTTTTAAACATGATGAGAGAATTCACGAGGCAGAAAGATATGGTCAGAGCTGGAAAAACTCGTTTTGCAACCGCTTTTTTGACTTTAAAGCGGTTTCAAAATCACAAAGCGAGTTTGAGAAAAATGTTTACATCTGAGAAATGGACCACTAGTAGATTTGCAAAGGAGGCACCAGGTAAGCGGGCAGCAGAGGTTATACTAATGCCTTCGTTTTGGAATATGATTGTTTATGCTGTTAAAGTGGGTGGTCCTGTGGTTAAAGTTCTTCGATTGGTTGATGGGGAAAAAAAACCTCCAATGGGCTATATTTATGAGGCAATGGATCGGGCTAAAGAAGCTATTGCTGCCTCATTTGATAACAAAGAGGATaaatataaagatatttttGCTATAATTGATCATAGGTGGACGATACAACTCCATCGACCTTTACATGCTGCTGGGCATTTCTTAAACCCGGAGTTCTTCTACTCGAATTCTAATATAGAAAATGATAATGAAGTTGTGACGGGTTTGTATAAATGTATCGCTAGGATGTGTGAAACCGAGGAGTTACAGGATAAGATCATGGACCAATTGCCAATGTACAAAAGGGCCGAAGGACTTTTTGGGATGCCCATGGCAGTCagacaaagaaacaaaaaatcaccag CGGAATGGTGGTTGGCTTATGGGTGTTCGACACCCGAATTGCAAGTGTTCGCGGTGAAAGTTCTTAGCCTTACTTGTAGCTCATCTGCTTGTGAACGAAATTGGAGTGTGTTTGAACAT CTTCATTCCAAAAGAAGAAATAGATTGgagcaaaaaaaattgaatgatttGGTTTACATCAAGTATAACAGGGCTTTGAGGCGCCGATATGATATGCGTGATATGATTGATCCTATTTCTTTGGCTGAAATCGATGATAGTAATGAATGGTTGATGGGAggattaaataataatagtgGTGACGAAAATGATCTCGTATTTGATGATGATAGTTTGACTTGGGGTGAAGTTGGACGAGCTTCTGGGGTTGATGAAGATGCCTATAATTTTAGATCTCGAGGCACATCTTCTACAAAAGAAGCTAGTAGTACGAGTACATTAAATACGTATAAAAGAAGATCTACTAGCTATCGTTATAGCAATGAAGAGGATGAAGAAATTGATTTTGGCGAAAACGACGAGGAATCAGAAGGATACAAATCTGGAGCTTCAGCTTCtggagatgatgatgatgatgatgatgatgatgatgtagttggggaggatgaagatgaatttgatgatttagatttttga
- the LOC140962928 gene encoding early light-induced protein 1, chloroplastic-like isoform X4, whose amino-acid sequence MAAAATGMQMICGAGFSSRIACLNQFAPLRSSVPLFKRDMKFRVRSTAEEGGDVVDEKEKAAVPVPPQLFSTPPPPPQPEESTNITDIMAFDGPGPERINGRLAMIGFVAAIAVEFTRGQGIFSQIQNGGILWFVGTTVVLSVASLVPLFKGVSADSRSKGLMTSDAELWNGRLAMVGLIALAYTEYLKGGTLV is encoded by the exons ATGGCAGCTGCAGCAACAGGGATGCAAATGATCTGTGGAGCTGGTTTCAGTTCAAGAATTGCTTGTCTGAACCAGTTTGCTCCTTTGAGATCAAGCGTGCCACTTTTTAAGAGGGATATGAAGTTTAGAGTTCGAAGCACGGCTGAG GAAGGTGGCGATGTTGTTGATGAGAAAGAAAAAGCAGCAGTTCCAGTTCCACCACAATTGTTCTCGACCCCTCCTCCCCCGCCGCAACCTGAG GAGAGCACAAATATTACAGATATCATGGCCTTCGATGGGCCCGGTCCGGAGAGAATCAACGGCCGTCTAGCCATGATCGGATTCGTGGCAGCCATTGCGGTTGAATTCACCAGAGGACAAGGTATCTTTTCGCAGATACAAAACGGAGGGATCCTTTGGTTTGTCGGGACAACTGTTGTGCTATCTGTGGCATCACTTGTTCCGTTATTTAAAGGTGTGAGCGCGGATTCGAGATCCAAGGGATTGATGACATCCGATGCGGAGCTTTGGAATGGAAGGCTTGCAATGGTAGGATTGATAGCTCTGGCTTACACCGAGTACCTGAAGGGCGGAACTCTTGTGTGA
- the LOC140962922 gene encoding early light-induced protein 1, chloroplastic-like: MAAAASGMQVICGAGLSSRIVGSNQFVPLRVRNTPLCKKDLKFRVRSRVEDGADVSDEKEKAAVSVPPQLFSTPLPLPLPEESTKIADIMAFDGPGPERINGRLAMIGFVSAIAVELTKGQDIFSQIQNGGIPWFVGTTVVLSVASLVPLFKGVSADSKSRGLMTSDAELWNGRLAMLGLIALAYTEYVKGGALV, encoded by the exons ATGGCTGCTGCAGCATCGGGTATGCAAGTGATCTGCGGAGCTGGTTTGAGTTCAAGAATTGTGGGTTCGAACCAGTTTGTTCCTCTGAGAGTGAGAAATACGCCACTCTGTAAGAAGGATTTGAAGTTTAGAGTTCGAAGCAGGGTTGAG GATGGTGCTGATGTTTCTGATGAGAAAGAAAAAGCAGCAGTTTCAGTTCCACCTCAGTTGTTTTCCACGCCTCTTCCGCTGCCGCTACCTGAG GAGAGCACTAAGATTGCTGACATCATGGCCTTCGACGGGCCTGGTCCGGAAAGAATCAACGGCCGTCTAGCGATGATAGGATTCGTGTCAGCCATAGCTGTAGAATTAACCAAAGGACAAGATATCTTTTCACAGATACAAAACGGAGGGATCCCTTGGTTCGTCGGGACAACTGTTGTGCTATCTGTAGCATCACTTGTCCCATTGTTCAAAGGCGTGAGTGCGGATTCGAAATCGAGGGGATTGATGACATCTGATGCAGAGCTTTGGAATGGAAGGCTTGCGATGTTAGGGTTGATAGCTTTGGCTTACACCGAGTATGTCAAAGGTGGGGCTCTTGTGTGA